The Acidimicrobiales bacterium genome includes a region encoding these proteins:
- a CDS encoding DUF308 domain-containing protein has product MTDFEDVAGRMPPPPPRPIEYRDLDDRGWWLAVLSGVALVAVGVWMLTNLFESVVVLALLVGASLIVGGVLEVVALGGSRGLGWLGWLGGGVLILAGVMVMAWPDVTLWVIAFLAGVALLFTGTVRAITALANRDDDTWPVQLGLGGLGMALGAVILAWPDATLVVLAVSVGLRAIASGLVAIGTGWQMHRLAA; this is encoded by the coding sequence ATGACTGACTTCGAGGACGTCGCGGGCCGGATGCCACCACCGCCGCCCCGCCCGATCGAATACCGCGACCTCGACGACCGGGGCTGGTGGCTGGCGGTGCTGTCCGGCGTCGCGCTGGTGGCCGTGGGCGTCTGGATGCTGACCAACCTGTTCGAGTCGGTCGTGGTCCTGGCCCTGCTGGTGGGCGCGTCACTGATCGTCGGCGGGGTGCTCGAGGTGGTGGCGCTCGGAGGATCGAGAGGCCTCGGTTGGCTGGGGTGGCTCGGTGGTGGGGTCCTGATCCTGGCCGGGGTGATGGTGATGGCCTGGCCGGACGTCACGCTGTGGGTGATCGCCTTCCTGGCCGGTGTGGCGCTGCTGTTCACCGGCACGGTCCGGGCGATCACGGCGCTGGCCAACCGCGACGACGACACCTGGCCGGTGCAGCTCGGCCTCGGCGGCCTCGGGATGGCGCTCGGCGCCGTGATCCTCGCCTGGCCCGACGCCACGTTGGTGGTGCTCGCCGTCAGCGTGGGCCTCCGGGCGATCGCCTCGGGGCTCGTGGCCATCGGCACCGGCTGGCAGATGCACCGCCTCGCCGCCTGA
- a CDS encoding potassium channel family protein: MVEDEVHAARRSAARTVGLVGLLGVSYAVLPLQGDRWWLGALIGTAVLLGTIPLAVRRVQAVLRSERPGLDAAEALVLLVAMLVVGFAAVYYAMDRGRGQFSGLDTRIDALYFTVTTLSTVGFGDITATGQAARLVVTVQILFNVAFVGVAVRVFVGAARRAGAGSPNR; the protein is encoded by the coding sequence ATGGTCGAGGACGAGGTGCACGCGGCGAGGCGCTCGGCGGCGCGGACCGTGGGCCTCGTCGGCCTCCTCGGGGTGTCCTACGCGGTGCTCCCGCTCCAGGGCGACCGCTGGTGGCTCGGCGCACTGATCGGCACGGCCGTCCTCCTGGGCACGATCCCGCTGGCGGTCCGCCGCGTCCAGGCGGTCCTCCGGTCGGAACGTCCCGGGCTGGACGCGGCGGAGGCCCTCGTGCTGCTGGTCGCGATGCTGGTGGTCGGCTTCGCGGCCGTCTACTACGCGATGGACCGCGGCCGCGGCCAGTTCTCGGGGCTCGACACCCGCATCGACGCGCTCTACTTCACGGTGACGACCCTGTCGACGGTCGGGTTCGGCGACATCACGGCGACCGGTCAGGCGGCACGGCTCGTGGTGACCGTGCAGATCCTGTTCAACGTCGCCTTCGTGGGCGTCGCGGTGCGGGTGTTCGTCGGCGCGGCACGGCGCGCCGGCGCCGGTTCGCCCAACCGCTGA